The proteins below come from a single Dermatophilaceae bacterium Soc4.6 genomic window:
- the coaE gene encoding dephospho-CoA kinase, which translates to MLRIGLTGGIGSGKSTVARLLEEHGAQVVDADAVARQVMEPGEATLAAVAARFGAEVLRVDGTLDRAGLAAIVFPDPRALAALDAITGPAIAERVAASRAQVPADRVSVFDMPLLVERRLWVHEHLTVVVGADAETRVRRLVDQRGLPEADARHRIAAQATDEQRRAAADAWMDNDGDREATTSAVARLWRERLAPYDDNLRAGRRTRRPETGPILRDPDPTWPAQAARLVARLVDALGDLATRVDHIGSTSVPGLSAKDVVDLQVGVRSLADADTPAFRAAMDDRGFFQVDDVDRDTPHCPPALWPKRLHGSADPGRVVNIHVREVGSPGWRFALQLRDRLRAEPDARADYATAKAHLASQASTTTAYVEAKEPWFAEVFPLVEDWAARSGWSP; encoded by the coding sequence GTGCTGAGGATCGGGCTGACGGGTGGCATCGGGTCGGGCAAGTCGACGGTGGCGCGGCTGCTCGAGGAGCACGGGGCACAGGTCGTCGACGCCGACGCCGTCGCCCGCCAGGTGATGGAGCCGGGCGAGGCGACGCTGGCGGCGGTGGCGGCCCGCTTCGGAGCCGAGGTGCTGCGCGTCGACGGCACGCTCGACCGGGCCGGGCTGGCGGCGATCGTCTTCCCCGATCCCCGAGCCCTCGCGGCGCTCGACGCCATCACCGGCCCGGCGATCGCCGAGCGCGTGGCTGCGTCGCGCGCGCAGGTCCCGGCCGACCGGGTGAGCGTCTTCGACATGCCCCTGCTGGTCGAGCGCCGGCTGTGGGTGCACGAGCACCTCACCGTCGTCGTCGGCGCCGACGCCGAGACCCGCGTGCGGCGCCTCGTCGACCAGCGGGGGCTCCCCGAGGCCGACGCCCGGCACCGCATCGCGGCCCAGGCCACGGACGAGCAGCGCAGGGCCGCTGCCGACGCGTGGATGGACAACGACGGCGACCGCGAGGCCACGACCTCGGCTGTCGCGAGGCTGTGGCGCGAGCGGCTGGCGCCGTACGACGACAACCTCCGGGCGGGGCGTCGCACCCGGCGCCCCGAGACCGGCCCGATCCTGCGCGATCCCGACCCCACGTGGCCGGCCCAGGCGGCCCGGCTCGTCGCGCGGCTGGTGGACGCCCTCGGTGACCTCGCGACCCGGGTCGATCACATCGGGTCGACGAGCGTGCCGGGGTTGTCGGCCAAGGACGTCGTCGACCTCCAGGTGGGGGTCCGCTCGCTCGCCGACGCCGACACCCCCGCCTTTCGTGCGGCGATGGACGACCGGGGGTTCTTCCAGGTCGACGACGTCGACCGCGACACGCCTCACTGCCCGCCCGCGCTCTGGCCCAAGCGGTTGCACGGGTCGGCCGACCCCGGGCGGGTGGTCAACATCCACGTCCGCGAGGTCGGCTCACCGGGCTGGCGCTTCGCCCTGCAGCTGCGTGACCGGCTGAGGGCCGAGCCCGACGCGCGCGCCGACTACGCCACGGCGAAGGCACACCTGGCCTCGCAGGCCTCGACGACGACGGCCTACGTCGAGGCCAAGGAGCCGTGGTTCGCCGAGGTGTTCCCCCTGGTCGAGGACTGGGCCGCTCGGAGCGGCTGGTCCCCCTGA
- a CDS encoding glycerophosphodiester phosphodiesterase family protein, producing the protein MDDLVPRRGPWAPARPGRLGSLGVQGHRGAKGLVVENTVPSVLAALDAGVQGIEIDVRLTADGEVVVWHDATLLPHKVVAPHDGLVGARVNLLTYDEISSVDVGSLTLPGFPRQQAAPGARISTLPDLLEASGERGAEAFWTLEVKVNALDPGEVAGRERLVGRLVEQVNAAGIRDRCLVHSFDWQVLELALELDPELRRSALAIVGTTWAPHSPWTGITSFEEHDGDLPAAAAAIGAHVIAPQYTYVDEALVHRAHDLGLAVLPWTVNAADDIRAMAAIGVDGIVTDYPDVALAVVGSG; encoded by the coding sequence ATGGACGACCTCGTACCGCGACGTGGCCCGTGGGCCCCAGCGCGTCCGGGACGGCTCGGCAGCCTCGGTGTCCAGGGGCACCGGGGCGCCAAGGGACTTGTTGTCGAGAACACCGTCCCGAGCGTGCTCGCCGCGCTCGACGCCGGCGTGCAGGGTATCGAGATCGACGTGAGGCTCACCGCCGACGGCGAGGTCGTCGTCTGGCACGACGCGACCCTCCTGCCTCACAAGGTGGTGGCGCCCCACGACGGGCTAGTCGGCGCACGGGTCAACCTGCTGACCTACGACGAGATCTCGTCGGTCGACGTCGGTTCCCTCACCCTGCCGGGGTTCCCTCGCCAGCAGGCGGCGCCCGGTGCCCGCATCAGCACGCTCCCAGACCTGCTCGAAGCGAGCGGCGAACGCGGAGCCGAGGCTTTCTGGACCCTCGAGGTCAAGGTGAACGCGCTCGACCCCGGCGAGGTGGCAGGTCGTGAGCGACTCGTGGGCCGTCTCGTCGAGCAGGTCAACGCAGCGGGGATCAGGGACCGCTGCCTGGTCCACTCCTTCGACTGGCAGGTCCTCGAGCTCGCGCTCGAGCTCGACCCCGAGCTACGCCGGTCGGCGCTGGCGATCGTCGGGACCACGTGGGCACCGCACAGCCCGTGGACGGGGATCACGAGCTTCGAGGAGCACGACGGTGACCTCCCCGCGGCGGCGGCGGCGATCGGGGCCCACGTCATCGCGCCCCAGTACACGTATGTCGACGAGGCCCTCGTCCACCGGGCCCACGACCTTGGCTTGGCGGTCCTGCCGTGGACCGTGAACGCCGCCGACGACATCCGGGCGATGGCTGCGATCGGCGTCGACGGGATCGTGACCGACTACCCCGACGTCGCGCTCGCGGTCGTCGGCTCCGGCTGA
- the ugpC gene encoding sn-glycerol-3-phosphate ABC transporter ATP-binding protein UgpC, which translates to MATVYFDEATRRFAQGDRPAVDAITLDIADGEFLVLVGPSGCGKSTTLRMLAGLEPINGGRILVDGHDQQGVRPRDRDIAMVFQSYALYPNMTAAQNMAFALDNAKVGKSETTSRVAEAAKILELEDLLDRKPGQMSGGQRQRVAMGRAIVRNPKVFCMDEPLSNLDAKLRVSTRSQIADLQRRLGVTTVYVTHDQVEAMTMGHRVAVLRDGQLQQVDTPERLYDHPVNTFVAAFIGSPAISLVECPVRDGHAIVHGVSVPLEREVADAAGVTVVVGLRPESWHVVDPTSEGESVPLTVELVESLGSESYVYGRPAVAGREVDRVTVRLDKRTHFTVGDVMHVRPDTTELHAFDAASGVRIGR; encoded by the coding sequence ATGGCCACCGTGTACTTCGACGAGGCGACGCGCCGGTTCGCCCAGGGCGACCGACCAGCCGTCGACGCGATCACCCTCGACATCGCCGACGGGGAGTTCCTCGTGCTCGTCGGACCCTCCGGCTGCGGGAAGTCCACGACGCTGCGCATGCTGGCCGGTCTCGAGCCGATCAACGGGGGGCGAATCCTCGTCGACGGCCACGACCAGCAGGGGGTACGCCCCCGGGACCGGGACATCGCCATGGTGTTCCAGAGCTATGCGCTCTACCCCAACATGACGGCGGCGCAGAACATGGCCTTCGCCCTCGACAACGCGAAGGTGGGCAAGTCCGAGACGACGTCTCGCGTCGCCGAGGCGGCCAAGATCCTGGAGCTCGAGGACCTGCTGGACCGCAAGCCCGGCCAGATGTCCGGTGGGCAGCGACAGCGCGTCGCGATGGGGCGGGCGATCGTGCGCAACCCCAAGGTGTTCTGCATGGACGAGCCGCTGTCGAACCTCGACGCCAAGCTGCGCGTGTCCACCCGCTCGCAGATCGCCGACCTCCAGCGGCGGCTCGGTGTCACGACCGTCTACGTGACGCACGACCAGGTCGAGGCGATGACGATGGGTCACCGTGTGGCTGTGCTGCGCGACGGCCAGCTGCAGCAGGTCGACACCCCCGAGCGGCTCTACGACCACCCGGTCAACACCTTCGTCGCCGCGTTCATCGGCTCTCCCGCGATCAGCCTCGTCGAGTGCCCCGTGCGCGACGGCCACGCCATCGTCCACGGCGTGTCGGTCCCGTTGGAGCGCGAGGTCGCCGACGCCGCCGGGGTCACTGTCGTGGTCGGTCTGCGACCCGAGTCGTGGCACGTCGTCGACCCGACGAGCGAGGGCGAGAGCGTTCCCCTCACCGTTGAGCTGGTCGAGTCGCTCGGCTCCGAGTCCTACGTCTACGGTCGACCAGCCGTGGCCGGACGCGAGGTGGACCGGGTGACGGTCCGACTCGACAAGCGCACCCACTTCACCGTCGGCGACGTCATGCACGTGCGTCCCGACACCACCGAGCTGCACGCCTTCGATGCTGCGAGCGGCGTGCGGATCGGCCGCTGA
- a CDS encoding ABC transporter substrate-binding protein → MNDLSRRGFLGLTGAAGIAGLSACAGTGGTPAAAGGGGSSNTIEFWSNHPGTSKPVEQAIIKDFEAANSGLTVKLVDAGKNYEEVAQKFNAALAGGQLPDVVVVSDVTWFNFAVNKQLAPLDQLLSTAKVDVTDYVDALYNDYTSGEQHFALPYARSTPLFYYNKDVWKKAGLEDRGPKDWEEFATWVPKIRAALASGQVALELADGSNYLDWYFQNMAWGFGGAYSKEWTPTFSDPNTIKAGQFLQGLAKDGAVKFNKAPEADFTAGLAACILQSTGSLTGITKDAKFEFGTAFLPGTDNCPTGGAGVGIPASLSDARKANAVKFIEFLTNAKNTVTFTQATGYMPVRKSAVTEASEVAFLAKNPNSKTAIDQLAHTRSQDNVRVLLPGGGARIGKALDQVAQGQDVTTVFKALDAESQQVYETQVKPKLGA, encoded by the coding sequence ATGAACGATCTCTCCCGCCGCGGATTCCTCGGGCTCACCGGCGCCGCCGGGATCGCCGGTCTCAGCGCGTGCGCCGGGACCGGCGGGACCCCCGCCGCTGCCGGCGGTGGTGGCTCGAGCAACACGATCGAGTTCTGGAGCAACCACCCCGGCACCTCCAAGCCCGTCGAGCAGGCGATCATCAAGGACTTCGAGGCCGCCAACTCGGGGCTCACGGTCAAGCTCGTCGACGCGGGGAAGAACTACGAGGAGGTGGCCCAGAAGTTCAACGCCGCCCTCGCCGGTGGGCAGCTGCCCGACGTGGTCGTCGTCTCCGACGTCACGTGGTTCAACTTCGCGGTCAACAAGCAGCTCGCCCCGCTCGACCAGCTGCTGTCGACGGCGAAGGTCGACGTCACCGACTACGTCGACGCCCTCTACAACGACTACACCTCAGGCGAGCAGCACTTCGCCCTGCCGTACGCCCGCTCGACCCCGCTCTTCTACTACAACAAGGACGTCTGGAAGAAGGCCGGCCTCGAGGACCGCGGCCCCAAGGACTGGGAGGAGTTCGCCACCTGGGTGCCGAAGATCAGGGCCGCCCTGGCCAGCGGTCAGGTGGCGCTCGAGCTCGCCGACGGCTCCAACTACCTCGACTGGTACTTCCAGAACATGGCCTGGGGCTTCGGGGGCGCCTACTCGAAGGAGTGGACCCCGACGTTCTCCGACCCCAACACGATCAAGGCGGGCCAGTTCCTCCAGGGCCTGGCCAAGGACGGGGCGGTGAAGTTCAACAAGGCCCCGGAGGCCGACTTCACGGCCGGTCTGGCCGCCTGCATCCTGCAGTCGACCGGGTCGCTGACCGGGATCACCAAGGACGCCAAGTTCGAGTTCGGGACGGCGTTCCTCCCGGGCACCGACAACTGCCCGACCGGCGGCGCCGGTGTCGGCATCCCGGCCAGCCTGAGTGACGCCCGCAAGGCCAACGCCGTGAAGTTCATCGAGTTCCTCACCAACGCCAAGAACACCGTGACCTTCACACAGGCCACGGGGTACATGCCGGTCCGCAAGTCGGCCGTGACCGAGGCGTCGGAGGTCGCGTTCCTGGCCAAGAACCCCAACTCCAAGACGGCCATCGACCAGCTCGCTCACACCCGGTCCCAGGACAACGTCCGGGTCCTCCTGCCCGGTGGTGGTGCCCGCATCGGCAAGGCGCTCGACCAGGTCGCCCAGGGCCAGGACGTCACGACGGTGTTCAAGGCGCTGGACGCCGAGAGCCAGCAGGTCTACGAGACGCAGGTCAAGCCCAAGCTCGGAGCGTGA
- a CDS encoding carbohydrate ABC transporter permease, whose protein sequence is MVLAVLLVAVPLFWILITSFKDRGDIYVRPAQWWPDPITPGNYSDVTTRIPFFSYVRNSFIITASTSAIKIVLGVLSAYALSLLRFPGRSVVFFVVIAALMVPNQITVISNYAFVAQIGWRNTYQGIIIPLAGVAFGTFLMRNQFLSLPGEIIEAARLDGAGPLKLLWRVVLPMSWPTVVAFSLITVVTEWNEYLWPFLMADDERVAPLPVGLTLLQNNDGVTNWGPVMAGTVLAMLPILILFLFLQRQMIKGLTAGALKG, encoded by the coding sequence ATGGTGCTCGCCGTCCTGCTCGTGGCGGTGCCGCTCTTCTGGATCCTCATCACGTCGTTCAAGGACCGGGGCGACATCTACGTGCGCCCGGCGCAGTGGTGGCCGGACCCGATCACCCCCGGCAACTACTCCGACGTCACGACCCGCATCCCCTTCTTCAGCTACGTGCGCAACAGCTTCATCATCACCGCGAGCACGTCGGCGATCAAGATCGTGCTCGGGGTGCTCAGCGCGTACGCCCTGTCGCTGCTGCGCTTCCCCGGCCGCTCGGTCGTGTTCTTCGTCGTCATCGCGGCGCTCATGGTGCCCAACCAGATCACCGTCATCTCCAACTACGCCTTCGTGGCGCAGATCGGGTGGCGCAACACCTACCAAGGCATCATCATCCCGCTCGCGGGGGTCGCCTTCGGCACCTTCCTCATGCGCAACCAGTTCCTCAGCCTGCCCGGCGAGATCATCGAGGCCGCCCGGCTCGACGGAGCCGGCCCGCTCAAGCTGCTGTGGCGCGTCGTCCTGCCCATGTCGTGGCCGACGGTCGTGGCCTTCTCGCTCATCACCGTCGTCACGGAGTGGAACGAGTACCTCTGGCCGTTCCTCATGGCCGACGACGAGCGGGTCGCCCCCCTGCCGGTCGGGCTCACGCTGCTGCAGAACAACGACGGCGTCACCAACTGGGGGCCGGTGATGGCCGGCACGGTGCTGGCCATGCTGCCGATCCTCATCCTCTTCCTCTTCCTCCAGCGACAGATGATCAAGGGCCTCACGGCCGGGGCCCTGAAGGGCTGA
- a CDS encoding sugar ABC transporter permease translates to MWEWSLAALLLLPNLILLIVFTYRPLIDNIRLSFTDWNISSPTLNGVGFANYVEWFGREDTKVVLRNTVIFTAATVGISLAVGLGLALLLDQQLRGRNLVRSVVFAPFVISGAAIGVAFQFVFDPSFGLVRDLLARVGIESPDFYQQSGWALFMVTVTYIWKNLGYTFVIYLAALQGRRSDLDEAAEIDGASAWTRFRRVLMPQLRPTTFFLSITVLLSSVQVFDIINVMTRGGPVGNGTTTLVYQVYQETFVNQRAGYGATVATVMFLILLVVTVVQVRFMDKGRQS, encoded by the coding sequence GTGTGGGAGTGGAGCCTCGCGGCCCTGCTGCTGCTGCCGAACCTGATCCTGCTCATCGTCTTCACCTACCGGCCGCTGATCGACAACATCCGGCTGTCGTTCACCGACTGGAACATCTCCTCGCCCACGCTCAACGGGGTCGGCTTCGCCAACTACGTCGAGTGGTTCGGGCGCGAGGACACCAAGGTGGTCCTGCGCAACACCGTCATCTTCACCGCGGCGACGGTGGGTATCTCGCTCGCCGTCGGGCTCGGGCTCGCACTGCTGCTCGACCAGCAGCTGCGTGGTCGCAACCTCGTGCGCTCGGTGGTCTTCGCCCCGTTCGTCATCTCCGGAGCCGCGATCGGGGTGGCCTTCCAGTTCGTGTTCGACCCGAGCTTCGGGCTCGTGCGCGACCTGCTCGCGCGGGTGGGCATCGAGTCGCCGGACTTCTACCAGCAGTCGGGGTGGGCGCTGTTCATGGTCACGGTCACCTACATCTGGAAGAACCTCGGCTACACCTTCGTCATCTACCTCGCGGCGCTGCAGGGGCGACGGTCCGACCTCGACGAGGCGGCCGAGATCGACGGCGCCTCGGCGTGGACGCGGTTCCGGCGGGTGCTCATGCCCCAGCTGCGGCCGACGACGTTCTTCCTGTCCATCACCGTGCTGCTCAGCTCGGTGCAGGTCTTCGACATCATCAACGTCATGACCCGGGGCGGGCCGGTCGGCAACGGCACCACCACGCTCGTCTACCAGGTGTACCAGGAGACCTTCGTCAACCAGCGGGCCGGCTACGGCGCGACGGTGGCCACGGTGATGTTCCTCATCCTGCTGGTCGTCACCGTGGTGCAGGTCCGCTTCATGGACAAGGGGCGCCAGTCATGA
- the rpsA gene encoding 30S ribosomal protein S1, with the protein MTATTVEKTAPQVAINDIGSEEDLLAAIDATIKDFNDGDIVEGVIVKVDRDEVLLDIGYKTEGVIPSRELSIKHDVDPSDVVKVGDEVEALVLQKEDKEGRLILSKKRAQYERAWGTIEKIKEEDGVVTGTVIEVVKGGLILDIGLRGFLPASLVEMRRVRDLQPYVGKEIEAKIIELDKNRNNVVLSRRAWLEQTQSEVRTTFLKELQKGQVREGVVSSIVNFGAFVDLGGVDGLVHVSELSWKHIDHPSEVVEVGDKVTVEVLDVDMDRERVSLSLKATQEDPWQHFARTHAIGQVVPGKVTKLVPFGSFVRVDDGIEGLVHISELAERHVELPEQVVNVGDDIFVKVIDIDLERRRISLSLKQANDGAQLAEFDPTLYGMAAEYDEAGNYKYPEGFDPETNEWLEGYDTQKEKWEGQYAEAHSRWEAHKAQVEAAAKADAEAASGGDVTTSYSSATGDVSDDDDGDHPVASRPAPVAEGTLASDEALAALREKLTGN; encoded by the coding sequence ATGACTGCCACTACGGTCGAGAAGACCGCCCCTCAGGTCGCCATCAACGACATCGGCTCTGAGGAAGACCTGCTCGCCGCCATCGACGCGACGATCAAGGATTTCAACGACGGAGACATCGTCGAAGGTGTCATCGTCAAGGTCGACCGGGACGAGGTCCTGCTCGACATCGGCTACAAGACCGAGGGCGTCATCCCCTCGCGCGAGCTGTCGATCAAGCACGACGTCGACCCGTCCGACGTCGTCAAGGTCGGCGACGAGGTCGAGGCCCTGGTCCTCCAGAAGGAGGACAAGGAAGGTCGTCTGATCTTGTCCAAGAAGCGGGCTCAGTACGAGCGCGCCTGGGGCACGATCGAGAAGATCAAGGAAGAGGACGGCGTCGTCACCGGCACCGTCATCGAGGTCGTCAAGGGTGGGCTCATCCTCGACATCGGCCTGCGCGGCTTCCTGCCCGCCTCCCTCGTCGAGATGCGTCGGGTCCGCGACCTCCAGCCGTACGTCGGCAAGGAGATCGAGGCCAAGATCATCGAGCTCGACAAGAACCGCAACAACGTGGTCCTGTCGCGCCGGGCGTGGCTCGAGCAGACGCAGTCCGAGGTGCGCACGACGTTCCTCAAGGAGCTCCAGAAGGGGCAGGTCCGCGAGGGCGTCGTCTCCTCCATCGTCAACTTCGGTGCCTTCGTCGACCTCGGTGGCGTCGACGGTCTCGTCCACGTCTCCGAGCTGTCCTGGAAGCACATCGACCACCCGTCCGAGGTCGTCGAGGTCGGCGACAAGGTCACGGTCGAGGTCCTCGACGTCGACATGGACCGCGAGCGCGTCTCCCTCTCGCTCAAGGCGACGCAGGAAGACCCGTGGCAGCACTTCGCCCGCACCCACGCGATCGGCCAGGTCGTGCCGGGCAAGGTCACCAAGCTCGTCCCGTTCGGTTCCTTCGTGCGCGTCGACGACGGCATCGAGGGTCTGGTCCACATCTCCGAGCTGGCCGAGCGCCACGTGGAGCTGCCGGAGCAGGTCGTCAACGTCGGTGACGACATCTTCGTCAAGGTCATCGACATCGACCTCGAGCGTCGCCGGATCTCGCTGAGCCTCAAGCAGGCCAACGACGGTGCGCAGCTGGCCGAGTTCGACCCGACGCTCTACGGCATGGCCGCGGAGTACGACGAGGCGGGCAACTACAAGTACCCCGAGGGCTTCGACCCGGAGACGAACGAGTGGCTCGAGGGTTACGACACCCAGAAGGAGAAGTGGGAGGGTCAGTACGCCGAGGCGCACTCCCGCTGGGAGGCCCACAAGGCCCAGGTCGAGGCTGCGGCCAAGGCCGACGCCGAGGCCGCCAGCGGTGGCGACGTCACGACCTCGTACTCCTCCGCCACGGGTGACGTCAGCGACGACGACGACGGTGACCACCCGGTGGCCTCGCGTCCCGCGCCGGTCGCCGAGGGCACCCTGGCCTCGGACGAGGCCCTCGCCGCCCTGCGCGAGAAGCTCACCGGTAACTGA
- a CDS encoding class I SAM-dependent methyltransferase, whose amino-acid sequence MARRVSDDAETVPANQTWWDAEADGYYLEHGGFLGDDDFVWGPEGLREAEARLLGDVRGAQVLEIGAGAAQCSRWLAGQGAMVLASDLSLGMLRQAQAIDARLDEQTSGSSGSAPVPLLQCNGLALPVADASLDVVFTSYGVIPFVADSAAVMREAGRVLRPGGRFVFSTTHPIRWSLPDDPGEAGLRVSHSYFDRTPYVEQDAGGRATYVEHHRTVGDRVRELVAAGLQLVDLVEPAWPPGHDQTWGGWSPLRGELVPGTAIFVTRRPG is encoded by the coding sequence GTGGCCCGGCGGGTCTCCGACGACGCCGAGACGGTCCCCGCCAACCAGACCTGGTGGGACGCCGAGGCCGACGGCTACTACCTCGAGCACGGCGGCTTCCTCGGCGACGACGACTTCGTGTGGGGCCCCGAGGGCCTGCGGGAGGCCGAGGCCCGACTGCTCGGTGACGTGCGGGGAGCGCAGGTGCTCGAGATCGGCGCCGGTGCCGCGCAGTGCTCGCGCTGGCTGGCGGGTCAGGGGGCGATGGTCCTGGCCAGCGACCTCTCGCTCGGCATGCTGCGTCAGGCCCAGGCGATCGACGCCCGGCTCGACGAGCAGACGTCAGGCTCGTCAGGCTCGGCGCCGGTCCCCCTGCTCCAGTGCAACGGTCTCGCCCTGCCGGTCGCCGACGCCAGCCTCGACGTCGTCTTCACGTCGTACGGGGTGATCCCCTTCGTCGCCGACTCGGCGGCCGTGATGCGCGAGGCGGGGCGGGTCCTGCGTCCGGGGGGGCGCTTCGTCTTCTCGACCACCCACCCGATCCGCTGGTCGCTGCCCGACGACCCCGGCGAGGCCGGCCTGCGCGTGAGCCACTCCTACTTCGACCGCACCCCCTACGTGGAGCAGGACGCCGGTGGCCGGGCCACCTACGTCGAGCACCACCGCACCGTCGGCGACCGGGTGCGCGAGCTGGTGGCTGCCGGGCTGCAGCTCGTCGACCTCGTCGAGCCGGCCTGGCCGCCGGGTCACGACCAGACGTGGGGCGGGTGGTCACCGCTGCGGGGTGAGCTGGTGCCCGGGACCGCCATCTTCGTCACCCGGCGACCCGGATGA